A single window of Rana temporaria chromosome 1, aRanTem1.1, whole genome shotgun sequence DNA harbors:
- the LOC120944917 gene encoding serine/threonine-protein kinase SBK1-like, which produces MASIAHNVEHVLDRMVSFYSQRLRQVDVQKYFLLGKELGKGGYGRVILANDKKTGQRMALKFIDKSRNSQESYLREFSIASLLSSHPNIIGCFEVFFKTTFNLVFAQELAPVGDLFSLIIPHVGIPEDAVKRCAVQISNALEFIAEKGLVHMDLKPENILVFDKECHFIKITDFGFAKVRGTVIRSMCGSKYYMAPEMCAMTISGGLVVDGSIDVWAFGVIIYCLLTGKSPWRLASLDDDGYKRFVEWQNNVKMNNPPEAWRKIPTKIQRMFNGLLAIDYSKRSPSTKVLKYIRGSWKEEPVDSAKRKEGEDPIEMNSSEQSEDSLASHLSTSQSSSVSITSTLNSMSSSLLTRNTSGSQSKISPEAEVDIG; this is translated from the exons ATGGCCTCCATTGCCCATAATGTGGAACATGTTCTGGATAGAATGGTCTCCTTCTATTCACAGAGACTACGGCAGGTAGACGTACAGAAGTACTTCCTCTTGGGGAAGGAGCTTGGAAAAGGTGGATACGGAAGAGTAATCCTGGCAAACGACAAGAAAACAG gtcaAAGAATGGCTTTGAAGTTCATAGATAAAAGCAGAAACAGTCAGGAGTCTTACCTTCGCGAGTTCAGCATTGCATCCTTACTTTCGTCTCATCCCAACATCATCGGATGCTTTGAGGTTTTCTTCAAAACCACTTTCAACTTGGTGTTTGCCCAGGAACTGGCTCCTGTTGGTGATCTGTTCTCTCTGATTATACCACAT GTGGGAATTCCAGAAGATGCTGTAAAGAGATGTGCTGTTCAGATCTCCAATGCCCTCGAATTCATAGCGGAGAAAGGACTTGTGCACATGGATCTGAAGCCAGAAAATATTTTGGTGTTTGATAAGGAGTGTCATTTCATCAAGATCACAGACTTTGGCTTTGCTAAGGTCAGAGGGACAGTGATAAGATCCATGTGTGGCAGCAAATACTACATGGCCCCAGAGATGTGTGCCATGACCATTTCAGGTGGATTGGTTGTAGATGGCAGCATTGATGTTTGGGCGTTTGGGGTCATCATCTACTGCTTACTTACAGGAAAGTCTCCATGGCGGTTGGCCAGCCTTGATGATGATGGATATAAACGTTTTGTTGAATGGCAAAACAATGTCAAGATGAATAACCCTCCTGAAGCATGGAGAAAGATTCCCACTAAGATACAAAGGATGTTTAATGGTCTTTTGGCAATTGATTACTCCAAAAGAAGTCCCAGTACCAAAGTCCTTAAATACATAAGGGGAAGCTGGAAAGAAGAACCTGTAGATTCAGCTAAACGAAAAGAGGGTGAAGATCCTATTGAAATGAATTCTTCTGAACAATCTGAGGACTCATTGGCTTCTCACCTGAGCACTTcacagagctccagtgtttccATCACATCTACTCTTAACTCTATGTCTTCTTCCCTTTTGACAAGAAACACTTCTGGATCTCAGTCTAAGATATCTCCAGAGGCAGAAGTAGACATTGGGTAA